One window of Desulfovibrio subterraneus genomic DNA carries:
- a CDS encoding lactate utilization protein, translating to MARKKTPAEDVVIDTKAVTPASGEPRSPVDTYWTLRFEELKEALEANNFEVFIADTAAAAGALFMDTILPTLKGAKTVSFGGSMTLVATGVVDAVRANPDLEVIDTFDTSLTREEVLARRRLSLLADVFLTGTNAVTECGKLVNLDMIGNRVGGINYGPNHVVLFIGRNKVVDTVQDAMTRIKEYVAPVNAMRLNKKTPCRQTSRCMDCSSPDRICNVWTITEKSFPKGRIRIVLINEDAGF from the coding sequence ATGGCTCGCAAAAAGACTCCCGCAGAGGACGTGGTGATTGACACCAAGGCCGTCACTCCCGCTTCAGGGGAACCCCGTTCTCCTGTCGATACCTACTGGACCCTGCGTTTTGAGGAATTGAAGGAAGCGCTGGAGGCCAACAATTTTGAAGTATTCATCGCCGATACCGCTGCCGCTGCGGGGGCGCTGTTCATGGATACCATTCTGCCGACGCTGAAGGGTGCCAAGACCGTTTCGTTCGGCGGTTCCATGACCCTCGTCGCCACCGGCGTGGTGGATGCCGTGCGCGCCAATCCCGATCTTGAAGTCATAGACACCTTTGACACGTCCCTTACTCGCGAAGAAGTGCTGGCCCGTCGCAGGCTTTCCCTGTTGGCGGATGTATTTCTCACGGGCACCAACGCCGTGACCGAATGCGGCAAGTTGGTGAATCTGGATATGATAGGCAACCGCGTGGGGGGCATCAATTACGGCCCGAACCATGTGGTGCTGTTCATCGGCCGCAACAAGGTTGTGGACACCGTGCAGGATGCCATGACGCGCATCAAGGAATACGTGGCTCCGGTAAACGCCATGCGTCTGAACAAAAAGACCCCGTGCCGCCAGACATCTCGCTGCATGGACTGTTCAAGCCCGGACCGCATATGCAATGTATGGACGATTACGGAAAAGTCGTTCCCCAAGGGGCGCATCCGTATTGTACTGATAAATGAAGATGCTGGATTCTAG
- a CDS encoding tetratricopeptide repeat protein has translation MSGSRFPAGSVLLLLVILLSAAGLRAELRPDVKQLAPLVATGQWDKVKAEAQTAVFSDMLTDAEKSEAYTYMALAHVQQGEPGPALDAADKAVQLDSDNARGWLMRGTAYMMLRQLAPAEKDFGKALQKDPAMWEACRNLAELSQARGDFPMAMEWFGKAVVLAPANVDLSMEYALLLHSLGLHAKADEILSNVIAEVGETPALLNNRGMIRLAQDCYDDALADFSRAIAINPAYEEALINRGNVLRAFKRYDESLADFASGLSMHPGSVKMFIGRAYTHAAMGKYEDAAADMASAYSLGNVDPYVLNEYAWFLATCPDAKVRDGARAVKLTKEAIELSAGPIPGYFDTLAAALAESGDYLGAIEAQKQAIFIGQQAGLSEKQLADWNARLEGYSQGVPYRNNLQ, from the coding sequence ATGTCAGGTTCAAGGTTTCCGGCAGGCAGCGTCCTGCTCCTGTTGGTGATCCTGCTCTCTGCCGCCGGCCTGAGGGCCGAACTGCGGCCCGATGTGAAGCAACTGGCTCCGCTTGTTGCCACCGGCCAGTGGGATAAGGTGAAGGCGGAAGCACAGACAGCCGTGTTTTCCGATATGCTGACCGATGCGGAAAAGTCCGAGGCGTATACCTATATGGCCCTTGCGCATGTGCAGCAGGGAGAACCCGGTCCCGCACTGGATGCCGCCGACAAGGCCGTGCAGCTGGATAGCGATAACGCCCGCGGCTGGCTGATGCGGGGAACCGCCTACATGATGCTCCGTCAGCTGGCTCCTGCGGAAAAGGACTTCGGCAAAGCCTTGCAGAAAGATCCCGCCATGTGGGAAGCCTGCCGGAATCTTGCCGAACTTTCTCAGGCCCGCGGCGATTTTCCCATGGCAATGGAATGGTTCGGCAAGGCAGTGGTTCTTGCCCCTGCCAATGTGGACCTTTCCATGGAATATGCGCTGCTTCTGCATTCGCTCGGGTTGCATGCAAAGGCGGACGAAATTCTTTCCAACGTCATAGCCGAAGTCGGAGAAACGCCCGCGCTGCTTAATAACCGTGGTATGATACGGCTGGCACAGGACTGTTACGATGATGCACTTGCGGATTTTTCCCGCGCCATAGCAATCAATCCGGCCTACGAAGAGGCGCTCATCAACCGCGGCAATGTGCTCAGGGCCTTCAAGCGCTATGATGAGTCGCTGGCGGATTTTGCTTCGGGCCTCTCCATGCATCCCGGTTCCGTCAAAATGTTTATCGGCAGGGCCTACACCCATGCTGCCATGGGCAAGTATGAGGACGCAGCCGCAGACATGGCTTCGGCCTACAGTCTGGGCAATGTCGATCCGTACGTGCTTAACGAATATGCTTGGTTCCTTGCCACCTGTCCTGACGCGAAGGTGCGCGATGGTGCCCGCGCCGTGAAGCTGACCAAGGAAGCCATAGAGCTTTCCGCCGGTCCCATTCCCGGCTATTTCGATACATTGGCGGCCGCCCTTGCGGAATCCGGCGATTATCTCGGAGCCATTGAAGCGCAGAAACAGGCCATTTTCATAGGTCAGCAGGCAGGACTCTCCGAAAAACAGCTCGCAGACTGGAATGCCAGGTTGGAAGGCTATTCGCAGGGCGTTCCATACCGCAATAATTTGCAGTAA